A region of Rhodohalobacter barkolensis DNA encodes the following proteins:
- a CDS encoding glycosyltransferase family 4 protein produces the protein MNFWTISLFDPTPYDQVGELRFIQIAKAANRAGHSVTHFTSTFHHPSKEHRFKQNTTIEENPGYSIEYIFSKGYKKNISLERVRAHADFADRLMETLKKKPRPDAIFISMPPLSSAEAVTEWGKATGIPVFVDIIDPWPDSFIKDVPSFLKPLSRFFIRPFFKKLERILQNSTVVTSISNGYLDWARSRYDGVRKTACFYPALELDKIQDQLLKLSGKEVRNEDVLRMVYVGSLGSSYDIPAIVKAAAVLDKKHPGKTEFTLAGSGPQAEIAKEYEKKLTNLKYLGRISDEELLRQYYLSDLGLLQHKNNLTQTVTYKLFSYLSAGLPILNSLQSEMVEIIDSNSVGMNNMNGNVEELVANIESFLFDRDKLNRYKKNAIDLTREKGDSGKVYSELIEMLESATIKTCKPSVKVVK, from the coding sequence TCACTTTTTGACCCCACACCTTACGACCAAGTGGGTGAGCTTCGATTTATTCAGATTGCTAAAGCGGCGAACAGGGCGGGCCACAGTGTAACCCATTTTACCAGCACTTTCCACCATCCCTCCAAAGAGCACCGATTTAAACAGAATACAACCATTGAGGAGAATCCCGGCTACAGCATAGAGTATATATTCTCAAAAGGATACAAAAAAAACATTTCACTTGAACGGGTACGTGCACACGCGGACTTTGCGGATCGATTGATGGAAACACTGAAAAAAAAGCCTCGACCTGATGCCATCTTTATCAGTATGCCACCTCTCAGCTCTGCGGAAGCAGTAACAGAGTGGGGAAAGGCGACAGGGATTCCGGTTTTTGTGGATATTATAGATCCTTGGCCCGATTCATTTATCAAGGATGTACCGTCATTTTTAAAACCTCTTAGCCGGTTTTTTATCCGGCCATTTTTCAAAAAGCTTGAGAGAATTTTGCAAAACAGCACGGTGGTTACATCGATCTCTAATGGATATCTTGATTGGGCGAGATCCCGCTATGATGGAGTTAGGAAAACGGCTTGCTTTTATCCCGCCTTAGAGCTCGATAAGATTCAAGACCAATTGTTGAAGCTCTCCGGGAAAGAGGTTAGAAATGAAGATGTACTGAGAATGGTCTACGTGGGCAGCCTTGGGAGCTCTTACGATATTCCCGCAATTGTAAAAGCGGCGGCGGTATTGGATAAAAAACATCCGGGAAAAACTGAGTTTACTTTAGCCGGGTCGGGACCACAGGCGGAGATTGCGAAAGAGTATGAGAAGAAATTGACCAACCTGAAGTACCTGGGAAGAATTTCTGACGAAGAGCTGCTGAGGCAGTATTACTTATCAGATCTTGGGCTTTTGCAACATAAAAATAATCTGACGCAGACGGTGACTTATAAGCTGTTCAGCTATCTTAGTGCAGGTCTCCCGATTCTGAATTCGCTTCAGAGCGAGATGGTAGAGATTATTGATTCCAATAGTGTGGGGATGAATAATATGAACGGAAATGTGGAAGAGTTGGTGGCCAATATCGAGAGTTTTCTGTTTGACAGAGATAAACTGAACCGGTATAAGAAAAATGCTATAGATTTAACACGGGAA